Genomic window (Rosa chinensis cultivar Old Blush chromosome 6, RchiOBHm-V2, whole genome shotgun sequence):
GAGCACAAGACCGAATTAAAAGACAAGTTCAAACGCATATGTAAGctttaattattgcatgcaagaaatatatatctacatatacaaatatatatatatacacacatacacGGAGGCTCTGCACCTCTTGTCGGACGGAGGTCAGGGGCATTCCGGACTAGTCTGCAGTTGGGTGGAGTCGCCGACAACCAGTTTGCAGTCGCTGTCCAGAACCTTGAAGTTGCAGGTGAagtcgctgcccagaaccttcaACCTCGATCTCCTTTGACCTCGATCGCTGTCCAGAAGAGGTCTGGGATGCCTCTGACTTCCGTCCGGCATGATTCGCCCCGCCGTCGCGGCCTGATTGCTGTAGAAGCATCGACGTCCgctcaggcatatatatatatatatatatatatatatatattctgtgCGCGCCCGCgtgttataaatttataattataTACTGAGAGATCTGCATGACATGGACAACATCATGATCTTTCACTTATTATGTCTTCATATCCTTTATACAAATAAGATAAGGTTAGATCTATTCGTTGTTTTTGTCGAAAATTATACGGATGTAACTGTGTAAGTCATAACATGCATGACTTTGTATTTAACAGGTGAAAAGTCGATGGTAAAGAAGCGATATCTGGGCGTCACAGAAGAGAGTCTAAAAGCCAACCCTAATATATGCAGCTACAAGGCTCCCTCACTCGACGCACGTCAAGACTTACTAATTCACGAGGTCCCCAAACTCGGTAAAGAAGCGGCGTTAAAGGCCATCAGAGAATGGGGCCAACCCATTTCAAGCCTCACCCACCTCATCTTCTGCACAGCTTCCTGCGTCGACATGCCCGGTGCCGACTTTCAGCTCATCAAGCTCCTCGGCCTAAATCCATCTATCAACCGGTTCATGATCTACCAGCAAGGCTGCTTTGCTGGTGGGACGGTGCTACGGATTGCTAAAGACGTGGCCGAGAACAATGCCGGAGCTCGTGTTCTGATCGTGTGCTGTGAGATCACCACCATGTTTTTTCAGTAACCTTGTGACAGCCACTTGGATGTTTTGGTCGGACAGGCTCTGTTTTCGGACGGTGCGGCGGCTTTGATTGTTGGGGCCAATCCGGACCCCAAAAGTGAACGTCAACTGTTCAATATCATGTCTGTTAGATTGACTATTATCCCAAACTCGGAGCATGGAGTTGTGGCACATTTGCGTGAGATGGGGTTTGAGTATTACCTATCATCAGAAGTTCCAAAGTTGGTTGGTGGGAAAATCGAAGAGTGTTTGAATAAAGGGTTTGAGGGCATTGGGGTTAATGGTGATTGGAACTCGTTGTTCTTTAGCGTTCATCCTGGGGGTCCTGCAATTCTGGACAAGGTTGAAGAAGAGCTGGGTTTGAAGGAGGGGAAGCTGAAGGCAACAAGGCATGTGCTGAGTGAGTTTGGGAATATGGGAGCTCCATCTGTGCTTTTTATTTTGGATGAGATAAGGAAGAAGTCAATGGAGGAAGCAAAAGCCACAACTGGTGAAGGTTTGGAATGGGGTGTGTTAATTGGGATCGGGCCAGGACTCACTGTGGAGACTGTTGTGCTCCGCAGTGCTCCCACTGCTATTTGAAGTACTCGTTGATCAAAATGGGTTAATATGACTATTGTAAAAGCATGGTTTGTTTTCATGTCcagtgtaattttctatttggtTTGTCAGGGGCGTGGCTACCTTATGGCCTACAGTGGCCTGGACACCCTCATGAATTTCaaaagaaagctaaaataaGCTGCAATTAATATCTTATATAAGTGGATTACTAATTATCCTTATTTGGCGCCCCTAATATATATTGGTCATTCAAATATGGCACTAAACAactaatatgattttttttttggttagttATGATGCTTAATTACCAATTAATGAGGAATTTAAGATATCATCTCATTTTTTCCTGCTTCTTGATTGATATTTACAAATTCAATAAATTTATGAATATGAATTTtctcgtttcaaaaaaaaaaaaaaatatatatatatatatatatgaattttcTAGTTTGGCAAAGAGATATTACATGgcatttccatttttttttttgtcgaagAAAATAAAGTTTGTATTAGATGTTTCAAAtgatacaacacaatacaagagGTACAGAAGACCCCAGCAAAT
Coding sequences:
- the LOC121050048 gene encoding 4-hydroxycoumarin synthase 1-like, translating into MSVRLTIIPNSEHGVVAHLREMGFEYYLSSEVPKLVGGKIEECLNKGFEGIGVNGDWNSLFFSVHPGGPAILDKVEEELGLKEGKLKATRHVLSEFGNMGAPSVLFILDEIRKKSMEEAKATTGEGLEWGVLIGIGPGLTVETVVLRSAPTAI
- the LOC112169554 gene encoding chalcone synthase-like; this translates as MESLAKQAKVPATILAIGTANPISCYYQEDYPDFLFKVTKSEHKTELKDKFKRICEKSMVKKRYLGVTEESLKANPNICSYKAPSLDARQDLLIHEVPKLGKEAALKAIREWGQPISSLTHLIFCTASCVDMPGADFQLIKLLGLNPSINRFMIYQQGCFAGGTVLRIAKDVAENNAGARVLIVCCEITTMFFQ